The Oryza glaberrima chromosome 9, OglaRS2, whole genome shotgun sequence genome includes a window with the following:
- the LOC127784239 gene encoding plant cysteine oxidase 5-like yields the protein MATIQKLYEVCKVSLSANGSLSPEAVDSVCSVLDNVMPSDVGLETEAQSVRSWRSPRVLNRKAVFHSSTTIRYRHIYECKNFSIGIFCIPASSIIPLHNHPGMTVFSKLLYGTVHVKSYDWVEDTTQLLKLSKVRPAKIVRDGEMSAPCGAMVIQPKDGGNIHAFKAITPCAILDILSPPYSSEDGRHCSYFRRCRKADPSGILSNRSREPEFVWLEEHQPPNSFVIRRDLYKGPALNL from the exons ATGGCTACAATACAAAAGCTCTATGAGGTCTGCAAAGTGTCATTATCTGCAAATGGGTCGTTATCTCCTGAAGCTGTTGACAGTGTTTGTTCAGTGTTAG ACAATGTCATGCCTTCTGATGTTGGACTTGAGACTGAAGCACAATCTGTACGCTCTTGGAGAAGTCCACGAGTTCTGAATAGGAAAGCGGTTTTTCATTCGAGCACCACAATCAGATATCGTCACATATATGAGTGCAAAAATTTCTCG ATTGGAATATTTTGTATTCCAGCATCATCCATCATTCCACTCCACAACCATCCAGGCATGACTGTATTCAGTAAACTTCTATATGGTACCGTGCATGTTAAATCGTACGATTGGGTTGAGGATACAACTCAACTGCTTAAATTATCAAAAG TTAGACCTGCCAAGATTGTAAGGGATGGTGAGATGTCTGCACCATGCGGCGCAATGGTTATTCAACCAAAAGATGGGGGGAACATCCATGCTTTCAAAGCCATCACCCCCTGTGCTATCCTGGACATCTTATCACCTCCTTATTCTTCAGAAGATGGAAGGCATTGCTCCTACTTCCGCAGATGCCGAAAAGCAGACCCGTCGG GCATTTTATCAAACCGATCGAGGGAACCTGAATTTGTTTGGCTGGAAGAACACCAGCCCCCTAACAGCTTTGTTATTAGAAGGGACCTGTACAAAGGACCTGCTTTAAATTTATGA